The segment GCCCCGGACCAGCGGCCCTGCACCTCCAGGGCGGCGATGATCTCCTCGGGCAGGATGAGGTCGTGCGGGGCCTCGCTTTCGGACGAGGAGGCGACCAGATGGCCGTCCTCGTCGAAGATGCCGATGAACACCACATCGCCGGAGGAGGTCATCTCGCGGAAGAGCTCGTGGATGGTGGGGAAGAATTTGGAGGCGGCGTCGGGGGAGCGGCGGAGCGAACTCATGACCCGCATGAGGTTGGCCTCCACCCCGTGCACCACGGCGCCGCCAGCAAGCTGCATGTGCTGGTCCACAAGGTCGCGCTGGCGGCGGATGCTCTGCAGGGTCAGGAACATGCTGCCCAGGCCCACGGCCAAGAGCGCGAACACCGCCAGAATGATGGGCCCCTTGTCCCTATTGAAGGTGCGCAGTTCCATGGGCTTCAGGTCCTTGTGGCGGCTGGGGGCGACGTGGCCGTTATCCTAGCTAGGCCGTTTGCGGGGCGGGTGTCAACGTGCCGCGCATACGCAGGGCGGGGCGGCCCGGCCGGAGAATGTCCGGTCCGAACCGCCCAGCGGGCCCAAAGCGCGGGGACGGGCCCCGTTGTGAAGAAGGTCTAGTAGCCGCCGCGGCCGTAGCCCTTGCCGCCGTAGCCGGGGCCGCAGTCGTCGCCGCAGCCGTATCCCATGCCGCCGTTCATGCCGCCGCTCATGCCGCCGCGATGGTAGCCGCCGTGGTAGCCGTAGCCGTAGCCATAGCCCTTGAGTCCGGTCTTCTTCTCAATGTCGGTGCTGATGGCCAGGCGTTCCTTGTGCATGGCCTCGCGCAGCTTGGCGATGTCGGCCACAAGGGACTGGATGTCGCTGCGCTCGGCCTTGCCGGAGTTGGACAGGGCCTGCAGTTCGGCGTGCTTGGCCCAGATCTTCTCGCGCAGTTCGTAGAGCTTTTCCTGGTGGTCCTCGATAACCTTCTGCACGGTTGCGCGCTGTTCCGCGTTGAGGGCCGGCTGGGCCGGACCAGCTCCGCGACCGCCGCGCGGTCCGGCGAAGGCCACTGCGGAAAGGGCCAGCAGGGAGGCCACGGCCACGAGCATGATGATGCGCTTCTTCATTTGAACAATCCTCCGGGTTGTGGTCTTTGGGTGACACCTGTCCGAATGCCGGGGCAGGCGATGTGCTTGCCTCGTTTTAAGCATCGGGCGTGCCAAGTGTATTTTGTTAATTATTCCAAAGATTGACCGTGGTATAGTCTGGGTTGTTGTGCAGATGTGTGCACTTTCGTGCACAACGATTTGTGTTCGGTCAGGGGCGGATGTTGCACAATTGCTGCTCGCGCAGGGCTTGACGGACGCTCCTGGCGACCCCATTTCCTGGCCGACGAGATGAAGCGGAGGTGAGCGCCATGCCCATGTTTGAATATGAATGCCGTGCTTGCGGCCATGTTTTCGAGGAACTGGTGTTCGGCCAAGAGGACGAGGCTGAACTGCGCTGCCCTGCGTGCGGGGCGGACAAGCCGGATCGCCGCCTGTCCGCCTGCGCCGTGCGTGTGGGCGGCGGGGTCGCTTCGGCCCCGCCGATGGGACCGACCGGAGGGTGCGGCGGCGGAGGCGGCTTTACCTGAGGGGCCTAAGTCCGGGCTCCCGTGCGGAGTCCATTTCAGATTTGCTCCAGCCAGCGGTCCATGCCGCACGCCCCGCAGCCCGCGCAGCCCAACGCCGGGCAGCCGGGACTGTGCACCGCGCGGTCTGCGCGGCCATACTCCCGCCACAAAAGCTGGCGCGAGACGCCGATGTCCACGACCTCCCAGGGGAAGGCTTCGGTTTCGCCGCGCTGGCGGTCCAGGATGTCCGCCGTTTCGGTTTCGAAGCGGCGCATGGCCTTTTTCCAGCCCCCCTCGGCCGCCAGTTCCACTAGCCGGAACGTCTCTTCCCCGCCACGCGAGAGCACGCCCTGCAGCCGCGCCTGAAACGGCGCGTCCACGTGCAAGGCCAAGCCCCGCAATTTGCGGGTCATTTCAGTCAGGCGCTTCTGCCCGGCCAGCAGCCCAGCCTCGGACATCATGGGCGCCCACTGCATGGGGGTGAAGGGCTTGGGCACCAGGCAGCTGGCCCCGAGCGTGATGCGCATGAACTCTCGTGTCCTGGCTCCGTGTCCGCGGTCGCGCGCGGCCATGACCTGCCCCAAAAACGCTTCGAGCTCGTCGTAGTCTTCAGCCGTTTCCCAGGGCCAGCCGATGATGAGGTACAGGCGCAGGTGGTTCACGCCCAGCCGGGCGCAGCGCTCCACCGCGTCAAGGAACACCTCGGCATCCAGCTTTTTGTTGGCCGCGCGCCGCAAGCGTTCGCTCGCGCCCTCCAGGGCCAGGGTGATGGTGCGTATGCCGCACTGGCGAAGGAATTCCAACAATTCTTCGCCCAGGCCATCGGCCCGCAGGGAAGACAGGGAGAATTTGGTCTTGCGGTCGGCCAGCCAGCGGAGAAAGGGCAGCAGGTCCGGCCAGTCGGTAAGGGCCGTGCCCACAAGCCCGACCTTGGGCGGGGCGGCCTCTTCCACAAGCCGCACCAGGTCGTCCATGCGGGCGTGGCGCGGGGGACGGTAGATGTAGCCCGCCGCGCAAAAGCGGCAGGCGTGGGGACAGCCCCGGTTGATCTCCAGCAGCATGGCGTCCGCAAAAGCCGCCTTCGGCCCTGTGAAGCCCGATGCCGCCGGGCAGGCCAAGAGGCCCGGCCGGTCCCGTTCCAGCGCCAGAACGCGCCGCACCGGGAGCGTGCTCATCCCCGGCACGTACAGCCCCGGCATGTCCTTCACGGAGGCCAGAAACTCCTGCTTGGGCACACCGTCGAAGGCCGCGCGCTTCATGGCCAGGCAGAATTCCGTCAGCCCGGCCTCGGCCTCGCCGACCCAGAAGGCGTCCGCCAGCGGGGCCAGCGGAGCGGGGTTCAGAAAGGCCACCGGTCCTCCCACCAGAACCAGGGGGTAGTCCGGGCGTTCCGCCCGTGAAGGCGGAACGCCCGCTGCGGCGAGCGTCCTGAGGAGGGGGAGGAAGTCCTCCTCGAAACTGACGCTCGCCGCCATCAAGGGGAAGAGTGTCAGATCCCTGCCGCTGTCATGCGCGGCAGGCGCGTTAAAGCCCTTGCCGAGGAAGAAGCGTTCCACGGCCAGCCCGGGCTCCTGGGACAGCAGGCGATGCACCACCTGCCATCCCAGGGCCGAGAGACCCATGCCCTCGTCGCCGGGGACCAGAAGCGCCACGGGAAGGCGGCCGCCGAGGTCCGGCGTTTGGGCCGGGGCCTGTCCGGGCCGGGGTGGGCGACCGCGTGACTGCTCGCGCCGCCGCTCCGCCCCGGAAGGGCGCCTGCCCACGGTCTAATCCGCGTTGCGGCGGATGAAGGCCGGGGTGTCCAGGGCCTCATCCTCGAAGAGGAATTCCTCTTCGCCCGCGCCCATGGCGCGCATGGAGGCGTAAGCTTGCCGTCCGTCGCCCGTCTTGACCGCGTTGGCGCGCACGAAGGCGGGCAGATCGCGGTTGGAGTTGGCGATGACCGAGGCGATGGTGCCGGTGCGGCGCAGGCCCTGCTTGGGGGCGACGGGAACCGGGTTCAAGAGCGGCTTGGTCTCCTTCTCCGGCTTGGGCGCGGCCTCGCGCTGGTCGATGCTGGTGGCGATGACGGTGACGCAGAGTTCGTCGCCGGCGTCGGGGTCGGCCACCACGCCGAAGACGATGTTGGCGTCCTCGTGGGCTTCCTTGGCGATGAGGTCGGAGACCTCCTGGATTTCGTCGGTGCTCATGTCCTCGCTGGCGGTGATGTTGAACAGCACCCCGCGCGCCCCGGCGATGGAGACATCCTCCAGAAGCGGGCTGGTGATGGCCTTGAGCGCGGCCTCGCGGGCGCGGTTTTCGCCGGAGGCGATGCCCGTGCCCATGAGGGCCAGGCCGGAGTTGGTCATGATGGCCTTCACGTCCGCGAAGTCCAGGTTGATGAGGCCGTGCACGGTGATGAGGTCCGCGATGCCTTTGACCGCGTAATACAGCACTTCGTCGGCCTTTTTCAGCATGGTGCCGAAGCCGGCCTTTTTGGCGGCCATCTGCAGCAGGCGGTCGTTGGGGATGGTGATGATGGAGTCCACCACCTGCCGCAACTCGGCGATGCCCTTGTCGGCCTGCTGCATACGGCGGCGGCCCTCGAAGTAGAAGGGCTTGGTGACCACGGCCACGGTGAGGGCCCCGGCCTCCTTGGCGGCCTGGGCGATGACCGGCGCCGCGCCGGTGCCGGTGCCGCCGCCCATGCCCGCGGTGATGAACACCATGTCGGTGTTCTGCACCAGCTCGCGCACCTGGTCGATGCTCTCAAGGGCGGCGTTGCGGCCGACCTCGGGATTCGCCCCGGCGCCAAGGCCCTTGGTGAGCTTGCCGCCCAGCTGGATGGTGTGGTCGGCCAGGGACTTCTCGATATCCTGGGCATCGGTGTTGGCCGCGATGAAGCTGACGCCGGACAGGCGCGACTGGATCATGTTGTTGATGGCGTTGCCGCCGCCGCCGCCGCAGCCGATGACTTTGATTTTTGCGCTCATGTCGTTCTCGATCTCGAAATGTGCCATGGGTTCCTCCTCCCAAAAGCTCTTTGGCTACAGTACGTGAAACTTCCCCTTGATCGAAACGCCTCTTAGGCGATGTCGACGAACCACTTCTTCATGCGTCCCAGGATCCGGTTGAAGACGTTGTCCTCGCGGATCCGGAAGTCCCCCCCGCCGGAGTTCGGCACCTGGCGCTTCTCGGCTCCGTAGAGCAGAAGGCCCACCGCCGTGGCGTACTTGGGGTTGTTCACCATGTCGTAGAGGCCGCCCACGTACTCGGGGTAGCCGATGCGCACCGGCAGATCGAAGACTTGCTCGGCCAGGTCCTGCATCCCCGCGATGAGCGAGGTGCCGCCGGTCAAGACCACGCCCGCGGCGATCTGATTCTTGAAGCCGCTCTTGATGAGTTCCTGGTCCACCAGGGCCAGAATCTCCTCGCACCGGGGCTCGCAAATCTCCGCCAGCACGCGTTTGCTCATGGCGCGGGAGTCGCGGCCGCCCACGCTGGGCACCTCGATGCCCTCGTCCACCTTGACCATCTCGGCCAGGGCGCAGCCGTGCTCGATCTTGATCTTTTCCGCGCTGGTCATGGGCGTGCGCAGGCCGAAGGCGATGTCGTTGGTCAGGTTGTTGCCGCCAAGGGCCAGCACCGCCGTGTGCTTGATGGAGTCCTTGGAGAAGATGGCGATGTCCGTGGTGCCGCCGCCCAGGTCCACAAGGCACACGCCGATCTCGCGCTCCTCGTCGGAGAGCACGGACTTGCTGGAGGCCAGGGACTCGAGCACGATGTCGGCCACATCGAGCCCGCTGCGGTGGCAGGAGCGCACGATGTTCTGCGCGCTGGTGACCGCGCCGGTGACGATGTGGACCTTGACCTCCAGCCGCACGCCCGCCATGCCCAGCGGGTCGGCGATGCCGCGCTGGTCGTCCACGATGAACTCCTGCGGCAGGGTGTGGATGACCTCGCGGTCCAGCGGAATGGCCACGGCCTTGGCCGCTTCGATGACGCGGTCCACGTCCTTCTGGGTGACCTCGCCGCCCTTGACGGCGATGACCCCGTGGCTGTTGAAGCCCTTGATGTGGCTGCCGGCGATGCCGGCGTAGACCGAGTGGATCTCGCAACCGGCCATCAGCTCGGCCTCCTCCAAGGCCTTCTTGATGGATTGCACTGTCTGCTCGATGTTCACCACCACGCCGCGCCGAAGCCCTGTGGACGGGCTTGTGCCGACGCCGATGATGTCCACCAGTCCGTCTTCCTTGGCCTCGCCCACCACGGCGCAAATCTTCGTGGTGCCGATGTCCAGGCCGACGATGATGTCGCTCTTGGCCATGTTTTCCTCCCTTGGTTGACTCGCCGATATCCGGCGCTTCCCTATTCTTCCCCGTCAGGAAGCTCCGGGCTTCTGCCTCATTTCAACGGAAATTTTGCCGCCGCTGGCCTCTATGGCCGCCACGCGCCCGGTTTCGCCGCGCAGCTTCAGGTCGCGCCACACGGTTTCAATGCGGTCAAAATGGGTCTGCCAGTCGGTCAGCTCCGCGCGCACACGGATGCGCAGCGCGTCGAGGTACAG is part of the Humidesulfovibrio mexicanus genome and harbors:
- a CDS encoding Spy/CpxP family protein refolding chaperone, giving the protein MKKRIIMLVAVASLLALSAVAFAGPRGGRGAGPAQPALNAEQRATVQKVIEDHQEKLYELREKIWAKHAELQALSNSGKAERSDIQSLVADIAKLREAMHKERLAISTDIEKKTGLKGYGYGYGYHGGYHRGGMSGGMNGGMGYGCGDDCGPGYGGKGYGRGGY
- a CDS encoding FmdB family zinc ribbon protein, with translation MPMFEYECRACGHVFEELVFGQEDEAELRCPACGADKPDRRLSACAVRVGGGVASAPPMGPTGGCGGGGGFT
- a CDS encoding radical SAM protein, with the translated sequence MALLVPGDEGMGLSALGWQVVHRLLSQEPGLAVERFFLGKGFNAPAAHDSGRDLTLFPLMAASVSFEEDFLPLLRTLAAAGVPPSRAERPDYPLVLVGGPVAFLNPAPLAPLADAFWVGEAEAGLTEFCLAMKRAAFDGVPKQEFLASVKDMPGLYVPGMSTLPVRRVLALERDRPGLLACPAASGFTGPKAAFADAMLLEINRGCPHACRFCAAGYIYRPPRHARMDDLVRLVEEAAPPKVGLVGTALTDWPDLLPFLRWLADRKTKFSLSSLRADGLGEELLEFLRQCGIRTITLALEGASERLRRAANKKLDAEVFLDAVERCARLGVNHLRLYLIIGWPWETAEDYDELEAFLGQVMAARDRGHGARTREFMRITLGASCLVPKPFTPMQWAPMMSEAGLLAGQKRLTEMTRKLRGLALHVDAPFQARLQGVLSRGGEETFRLVELAAEGGWKKAMRRFETETADILDRQRGETEAFPWEVVDIGVSRQLLWREYGRADRAVHSPGCPALGCAGCGACGMDRWLEQI
- the ftsZ gene encoding cell division protein FtsZ, translated to MAHFEIENDMSAKIKVIGCGGGGGNAINNMIQSRLSGVSFIAANTDAQDIEKSLADHTIQLGGKLTKGLGAGANPEVGRNAALESIDQVRELVQNTDMVFITAGMGGGTGTGAAPVIAQAAKEAGALTVAVVTKPFYFEGRRRMQQADKGIAELRQVVDSIITIPNDRLLQMAAKKAGFGTMLKKADEVLYYAVKGIADLITVHGLINLDFADVKAIMTNSGLALMGTGIASGENRAREAALKAITSPLLEDVSIAGARGVLFNITASEDMSTDEIQEVSDLIAKEAHEDANIVFGVVADPDAGDELCVTVIATSIDQREAAPKPEKETKPLLNPVPVAPKQGLRRTGTIASVIANSNRDLPAFVRANAVKTGDGRQAYASMRAMGAGEEEFLFEDEALDTPAFIRRNAD
- the ftsA gene encoding cell division protein FtsA, yielding MAKSDIIVGLDIGTTKICAVVGEAKEDGLVDIIGVGTSPSTGLRRGVVVNIEQTVQSIKKALEEAELMAGCEIHSVYAGIAGSHIKGFNSHGVIAVKGGEVTQKDVDRVIEAAKAVAIPLDREVIHTLPQEFIVDDQRGIADPLGMAGVRLEVKVHIVTGAVTSAQNIVRSCHRSGLDVADIVLESLASSKSVLSDEEREIGVCLVDLGGGTTDIAIFSKDSIKHTAVLALGGNNLTNDIAFGLRTPMTSAEKIKIEHGCALAEMVKVDEGIEVPSVGGRDSRAMSKRVLAEICEPRCEEILALVDQELIKSGFKNQIAAGVVLTGGTSLIAGMQDLAEQVFDLPVRIGYPEYVGGLYDMVNNPKYATAVGLLLYGAEKRQVPNSGGGDFRIREDNVFNRILGRMKKWFVDIA